The Geobacter sp. genome has a window encoding:
- a CDS encoding hydroxymyristoyl-ACP dehydratase — MFNPDPAAYLPHRRPFLLLDRLVELHAGQRAAAIIEVTAGTRHFPNVLLVEAMAQLGGIAAGHEEGEGGFLAAIDHAEFVAPAAAGDRLLVSVRVVKSFGRLHMLEGEVTATDRVLARAGLTLGMGRL, encoded by the coding sequence CTGTTTAACCCCGATCCCGCCGCATACCTTCCCCACCGGCGCCCCTTCCTGCTCCTGGACCGGCTGGTCGAGCTGCATGCCGGCCAGCGGGCAGCGGCCATCATCGAGGTGACCGCCGGCACCCGCCATTTCCCGAACGTCCTGCTCGTCGAGGCCATGGCCCAGCTGGGGGGGATTGCTGCCGGGCACGAAGAGGGTGAGGGTGGATTCCTGGCCGCCATCGACCATGCCGAATTCGTTGCCCCGGCCGCTGCCGGCGATCGCCTGCTCGTGTCGGTCCGGGTGGTCAAGTCCTTCGGCCGGCTGCACATGCTGGAAGGGGAGGTCACTGCCACGGACCGGGTGCTGGCCAGGGCCGGTCTGACCCTCGGGATGGGGAGGCTCTGA
- a CDS encoding c-type cytochrome: MGKNICRTAIAAFSLLVATAGFTTANAAAPSTEQQLGRFLYFDKGLSNPVGQACASCHLPKAGFADPDQNLPVSEGAVTGLFGGRNAPSAAYAAFSPVFGQDPTTGLYIGGQFWDGRAATLEDQAKGPFLNPVEMNNTMEGVVQAVRESNYAWLFTKVYGPDSLNDTASAYDLIAKAIATYERSTQVNHFTSKYDYYLKGKVALSAQELNGLALFNKNCSACHPSTSVDGKTPPLFTDFSYDNLGVPQNTEYPFDLTNPDKLPDLGLGPIVSDPTQNGKFKVMSLRNIALTAPYSHNGYFKSLQDIVHFYNTRDLPGMWPAADYPDTVNMTELGNLGLTEQEEADIVAFLLTLTDGYQCK; encoded by the coding sequence ATGGGAAAAAATATCTGCAGGACAGCTATTGCGGCATTTTCATTGCTGGTCGCAACCGCGGGCTTCACGACTGCCAACGCAGCCGCTCCCTCAACTGAGCAACAATTGGGCCGTTTCCTCTATTTCGACAAAGGCCTCTCCAACCCCGTCGGTCAGGCCTGCGCCTCCTGCCACCTGCCGAAAGCGGGCTTTGCCGACCCTGACCAGAATCTGCCGGTTTCGGAAGGGGCGGTGACGGGGCTCTTTGGCGGCAGGAACGCACCGAGCGCAGCCTATGCCGCCTTCAGCCCGGTCTTCGGCCAGGACCCAACCACCGGCCTCTATATCGGCGGCCAGTTCTGGGACGGCCGGGCAGCGACCCTGGAAGATCAGGCCAAGGGGCCGTTCCTCAATCCGGTGGAGATGAACAACACCATGGAAGGAGTGGTCCAGGCGGTGCGTGAATCGAACTACGCCTGGCTCTTCACGAAGGTCTACGGCCCGGATTCGCTGAATGACACGGCTTCCGCCTATGACCTGATCGCCAAGGCCATCGCGACCTACGAGCGGTCGACCCAGGTCAACCATTTCACCTCGAAATACGACTATTACCTGAAAGGAAAGGTTGCCCTCTCCGCTCAGGAACTGAACGGCCTGGCACTCTTCAACAAGAACTGCTCCGCCTGCCACCCGAGCACTTCGGTCGACGGGAAAACGCCGCCGCTGTTCACGGATTTTTCCTACGATAACCTGGGAGTTCCACAAAACACGGAATACCCCTTCGACCTGACGAACCCCGACAAACTCCCCGACCTCGGCCTGGGGCCAATCGTCAGCGACCCGACGCAGAACGGCAAATTCAAGGTGATGTCGCTCAGGAACATCGCCCTGACCGCCCCCTATTCCCATAACGGCTACTTCAAGTCCCTGCAGGATATCGTCCACTTCTACAACACCCGTGATCTCCCCGGCATGTGGCCCGCGGCCGATTACCCGGATACCGTCAACATGACCGAACTGGGCAATCTCGGCCTGACCGAGCAGGAGGAGGCGGACATCGTGGCGTTCCTCCTGACCCTCACCGACGGGTATCAGTGCAAGTAG
- a CDS encoding DUF4410 domain-containing protein, with protein sequence MTCSILPALAADEKPLPKPDVLTEETISTGTRLSAYDTLIIRDFKTDGAEYTNIDEEEKPKVEAMKPMLVKGLSDSLEMELKKRKLFKTIRKNGDAKGKALILEGEFVEFNAGNRAVRFWVGFGAGKTYLKVKGRILDAETGKELVAFVDRETGYKGSMTMENFEGLFPSQALSIGENLAQFIEKLY encoded by the coding sequence ATGACCTGCTCCATCCTACCGGCATTGGCCGCAGACGAAAAACCGCTGCCAAAACCCGATGTGCTGACGGAAGAGACCATCTCCACCGGGACCAGGCTCTCAGCCTATGACACCCTCATCATCCGCGACTTCAAGACCGACGGGGCCGAATACACCAACATCGACGAAGAGGAAAAACCCAAGGTAGAAGCAATGAAGCCGATGCTCGTAAAAGGGCTATCTGACAGCCTGGAGATGGAGCTCAAGAAGCGTAAGCTCTTCAAGACGATCCGGAAGAACGGCGATGCCAAGGGGAAGGCCCTGATCCTGGAAGGGGAATTCGTGGAATTCAACGCCGGCAACCGGGCCGTGCGCTTCTGGGTCGGTTTCGGCGCCGGCAAGACCTACCTGAAGGTGAAAGGCCGTATCCTGGACGCCGAAACAGGGAAAGAACTCGTTGCCTTTGTCGATCGCGAAACAGGCTACAAAGGCTCCATGACCATGGAAAACTTCGAAGGCCTTTTCCCCAGCCAGGCGTTGAGTATCGGCGAAAACCTGGCCCAGTTCATCGAAAAACTCTACTGA
- a CDS encoding type II toxin-antitoxin system HipA family toxin, with protein MSANLLAVWAAGCRAGLLDRTPDQRQYVFVYDQSVATPDAQVSLTMPVRLESWLSRDLHPIFQMNLPEGALLEAIRRAIAKLAGEDDLTILRVTGGNQIGRNRFSLQGDTAPGVVETAESLDDLLSYPDTEELFHDLVARYALRSGVSGVQPKVMLDATERGTAAVGRYIVKSWGADYPQLAANEFFCMTAAKRAGLPVPEFHLSENGGLFVMKRFDLAAEGYSLGFEDMCSLQALGTAQKYGSTYERVARTIKDYVSGEFLQAAREQFFASLVLSCMIRNGDAHLKNFGVLYERPGQPVRLAPVYDMVTTVAYIPKDVPALSLAGTKKWWPRKVLEKFAVSHLALPVGKIGQIFEEMAEGVNNTLGILAMYMEEHPEFREVGNRMKVVWNEGLTDTLSA; from the coding sequence ATGAGTGCTAATCTCCTGGCAGTATGGGCCGCTGGTTGTCGGGCCGGTCTTCTGGATCGGACTCCGGACCAGCGTCAGTATGTCTTTGTCTATGATCAGTCCGTAGCGACACCGGATGCCCAGGTATCGCTTACCATGCCGGTGCGCCTGGAGAGTTGGCTGAGTCGGGATTTACACCCGATATTCCAGATGAACCTGCCGGAAGGGGCGCTGCTTGAGGCTATCCGGCGTGCCATTGCCAAGCTCGCCGGTGAAGACGATTTGACCATTCTTCGCGTTACCGGCGGCAACCAGATCGGTCGCAATCGCTTTTCCCTGCAAGGGGATACTGCTCCCGGCGTCGTGGAAACTGCTGAATCGCTGGATGACCTATTGTCATACCCTGACACCGAGGAACTGTTTCACGATCTGGTAGCGAGGTATGCACTCCGCTCCGGCGTTTCCGGTGTGCAGCCAAAAGTCATGCTGGATGCGACTGAACGAGGAACCGCCGCCGTTGGCCGGTATATCGTGAAATCCTGGGGAGCCGATTATCCGCAACTGGCGGCAAATGAGTTCTTTTGTATGACCGCTGCCAAGCGAGCCGGTCTGCCGGTACCGGAATTCCATCTTTCCGAAAATGGCGGACTTTTCGTGATGAAGCGGTTCGATCTGGCCGCCGAAGGATATTCCCTGGGTTTTGAGGATATGTGTTCCTTGCAGGCCCTGGGTACAGCCCAGAAATACGGCAGCACCTATGAGCGGGTGGCGCGGACCATCAAGGATTACGTGTCAGGAGAGTTCCTGCAAGCTGCCCGCGAGCAATTTTTCGCCTCGCTCGTACTTTCCTGCATGATACGGAATGGCGATGCCCATCTGAAAAATTTCGGTGTGCTGTATGAGCGGCCTGGGCAACCGGTCCGCTTGGCGCCGGTATATGACATGGTAACGACGGTGGCGTACATCCCCAAGGACGTCCCCGCGCTTTCCCTGGCGGGAACCAAGAAGTGGTGGCCGCGGAAGGTTCTGGAGAAATTTGCGGTGTCACACCTGGCTCTGCCGGTAGGAAAGATCGGCCAGATCTTCGAAGAGATGGCGGAGGGAGTGAACAATACCCTGGGCATACTGGCTATGTATATGGAGGAGCACCCGGAGTTCCGGGAGGTGGGGAACCGGATGAAGGTCGTCTGGAACGAAGGCCTGACGGATACCTTGTCGGCATGA
- a CDS encoding radical SAM protein — MNVLLVRPHPGSDHFGLGPFFRVEPLGLEYLGAALLARGHDVTIADLRFRPGAATWVRRSRPGLVGITCIHALEYDQVIATAREVRRASPDAFILVGGHAAAAFPGPLLDDAIDAICLDDGEEIVPQLVEQLERGGDPAEVPGLKLRAGGAWTDTRILDERPCLDLVPLPARHLVARHRSGYHCLLFKPVWLIETARGCPHRCSFCSVWQLYGRSVRERSIATVVEDFAQSGDSVFVADDLFWYNPARSLELAAALKQRGVYKRWILVQTRTDLICRSAEIMAAWRPLAKDFDIFLGLEAASDAGLSGLDKDAGLAESIEGVRIARELRYGINGNFLVGHDWGEEEFHELWEFVAQYGLQRAGFTIHTPLPGTDYYDEVADRIPRQPWSNFDMHHLLWEPRIGVERFFELYAETWRRSILNTSGEKSLMDWVRQVKPAQIPYIARVLWRTQRMMKPSAYVREHHATHPVATGH, encoded by the coding sequence ATGAACGTACTCCTGGTCCGCCCCCATCCGGGGAGCGATCACTTCGGCCTTGGCCCCTTCTTCCGGGTGGAGCCGCTGGGGCTCGAATACCTGGGGGCAGCGCTCTTGGCCCGCGGCCACGACGTCACCATCGCCGACCTTCGCTTCAGGCCCGGCGCCGCGACCTGGGTCCGCCGCAGCCGGCCGGGGCTGGTCGGGATTACCTGCATCCATGCCCTGGAGTACGACCAGGTGATCGCAACGGCCCGTGAGGTTCGCCGGGCCTCGCCCGACGCCTTCATCCTGGTGGGGGGGCATGCCGCAGCCGCGTTCCCCGGACCGCTCTTGGATGACGCCATCGACGCCATCTGCCTGGACGACGGCGAGGAGATCGTGCCGCAGCTGGTCGAGCAACTGGAGCGGGGTGGAGACCCGGCAGAGGTGCCTGGGCTAAAGCTGCGCGCCGGCGGCGCTTGGACCGACACCCGCATCCTCGACGAGCGCCCCTGTCTCGACCTGGTCCCCCTGCCGGCCCGCCATCTGGTGGCGCGACACCGCAGCGGTTACCACTGCCTCCTCTTCAAGCCGGTCTGGCTGATCGAGACGGCGCGCGGCTGCCCCCACCGCTGCTCTTTCTGCTCGGTCTGGCAGCTCTACGGCCGCTCGGTGCGGGAGCGGAGCATCGCCACCGTGGTGGAGGATTTCGCCCAGAGCGGCGATTCGGTCTTCGTGGCCGACGACCTCTTCTGGTACAACCCGGCACGAAGCCTGGAGCTGGCCGCGGCCCTGAAGCAGCGGGGGGTCTACAAGCGCTGGATACTGGTGCAGACCCGCACCGACCTGATCTGCCGCAGTGCCGAGATCATGGCGGCCTGGCGCCCCCTGGCGAAAGACTTCGACATCTTCCTCGGCCTGGAGGCGGCCAGCGACGCGGGTCTTTCCGGGCTGGACAAGGATGCGGGGCTGGCAGAGAGCATCGAGGGGGTCAGGATCGCCCGTGAACTCCGCTACGGCATCAACGGCAACTTCCTCGTCGGCCACGACTGGGGGGAGGAGGAGTTCCACGAGCTCTGGGAATTCGTGGCGCAGTACGGGCTGCAGCGGGCCGGCTTTACCATCCACACCCCCTTGCCGGGAACCGACTACTACGACGAGGTGGCAGACAGGATTCCGCGCCAACCCTGGTCCAACTTCGACATGCATCACCTGCTCTGGGAGCCGCGCATCGGGGTGGAGCGGTTCTTCGAGCTTTACGCCGAGACCTGGCGGCGCTCCATCCTCAATACCTCCGGCGAGAAGAGCCTCATGGACTGGGTCCGGCAGGTAAAGCCCGCTCAGATTCCCTATATCGCCAGGGTTCTCTGGCGGACCCAGCGGATGATGAAGCCGTCAGCCTACGTGCGGGAGCACCATGCCACCCATCCCGTAGCAACAGGGCACTGA
- a CDS encoding outer membrane beta-barrel protein, with amino-acid sequence MKSKLIIAAVVAALSIPAVSMAAPSRPGGYVSGFLGASMARDADATTIDYGTLTTYNDRIEYDPGIFVGGTGGYDFGYVRVEGELSYRHAELKSVVDRDTGDSYHNMDGNLGALAMMGNAFFDLHNDTPVTPYFGGGLGLAVLNLSDTYGISASTGSRDFLYSEGDDTVLAYQAGAGVEIALNRKLSLDVGYRYFGTSKATFDKDISRTTDLKLESHNVAVGLRVKF; translated from the coding sequence ATGAAAAGCAAACTCATCATTGCCGCGGTCGTCGCGGCCCTTTCGATCCCGGCAGTCAGCATGGCAGCCCCGTCCCGGCCGGGCGGATACGTCTCCGGCTTTCTCGGCGCCAGCATGGCCAGGGATGCCGACGCAACGACAATAGACTATGGCACCCTTACCACCTACAACGACCGGATCGAATACGACCCCGGCATCTTCGTGGGAGGCACCGGCGGTTATGACTTCGGTTATGTCCGTGTCGAGGGAGAGCTCTCCTACCGGCATGCCGAGTTGAAATCCGTCGTCGACAGGGACACTGGCGACTCTTACCACAATATGGACGGCAACCTGGGGGCGCTGGCCATGATGGGTAATGCCTTTTTCGACCTGCACAACGACACCCCGGTCACCCCCTATTTCGGTGGAGGGCTCGGCCTGGCCGTCCTGAATCTCAGCGACACCTACGGCATCAGCGCCAGTACCGGATCGCGGGATTTCCTCTACTCCGAAGGCGACGACACCGTCCTGGCCTACCAGGCAGGCGCCGGCGTGGAGATCGCCCTCAACCGGAAGCTCTCCCTGGATGTGGGTTACCGCTACTTCGGCACCTCCAAGGCCACCTTCGACAAGGATATCTCCCGCACCACCGACCTGAAGCTGGAAAGCCACAACGTGGCAGTCGGGCTCAGGGTGAAGTTCTAG
- a CDS encoding radical SAM protein: MPDTDPKKPRLLLVYPATHKLGWVKRFQLPSLSLKQVAAATPEEWEVVLADEVHEDVPFDGAFDLVGITAMTHQAHRAYEIADRFRSRGVAVVLGGIHPSVLPEEALQHADAVVVGEAEPVWPLLLDDFLAGRLKRLYRAPVPEGDLLRIPWGRRDVFAGKQYLTTRTLQASRGCPYDCPFCITTNFFGKSFRYRDPEEVLAELRSFGKGLTVFLDDNILGDPLRARPILKGMAGMGLKWGGQANLRFAEDPELVQLLAASGCIGIFVGIESVAGSHANHPKTGSRFSQADLIKRIRDTGVVVEASVIFGFDDHDESVFERTVRFLEESRVSLPTFHILTPYPGTALFDQFDREGRLLHKDWSRYDHGQVVYRPRLMTPERLLRGWQEARWESYRLPAIARRVMLGPGKPVHLLYNLLRRGGIDRPRDGC, encoded by the coding sequence ATGCCAGATACCGACCCGAAAAAACCCCGGCTGCTCCTCGTCTATCCCGCCACCCACAAGCTGGGGTGGGTCAAGCGGTTTCAACTCCCCTCGCTGTCGCTCAAGCAGGTTGCCGCCGCGACCCCGGAGGAGTGGGAGGTGGTGCTGGCCGACGAGGTGCACGAGGATGTGCCGTTCGACGGCGCCTTCGACCTGGTCGGCATCACCGCCATGACCCACCAGGCCCATCGCGCCTACGAGATTGCCGACCGCTTCCGCAGCCGCGGGGTAGCGGTGGTGCTCGGTGGCATCCATCCGTCGGTGCTGCCGGAAGAGGCGCTGCAGCATGCCGATGCCGTGGTGGTGGGGGAGGCGGAGCCGGTCTGGCCGCTACTTCTGGACGATTTCCTGGCCGGTCGGCTCAAGCGGCTCTACCGCGCGCCAGTGCCCGAGGGGGACCTGCTGCGCATCCCCTGGGGGCGCCGCGACGTCTTTGCCGGCAAGCAGTACCTGACCACCCGGACCCTGCAGGCGAGCCGCGGCTGCCCCTACGACTGCCCCTTCTGCATCACCACCAACTTCTTCGGCAAGAGTTTCCGCTACCGCGATCCCGAGGAGGTGCTGGCAGAGCTGCGCAGCTTCGGGAAGGGACTCACGGTCTTTCTCGACGACAACATCCTGGGCGATCCGCTCCGGGCCCGGCCGATCCTCAAGGGGATGGCCGGCATGGGGCTGAAATGGGGGGGGCAGGCCAACCTCCGCTTTGCCGAAGACCCGGAGCTGGTGCAACTTCTGGCCGCATCGGGCTGTATCGGCATCTTCGTCGGCATCGAGTCGGTGGCGGGAAGCCACGCCAACCATCCCAAGACCGGCAGCCGTTTCTCCCAGGCAGACCTGATCAAGCGGATCCGCGACACCGGCGTGGTGGTGGAGGCCTCGGTGATCTTCGGCTTCGACGACCACGACGAATCGGTCTTCGAGCGGACGGTCCGCTTCCTGGAGGAGAGCCGGGTGAGCCTCCCCACCTTCCATATCCTCACACCCTATCCCGGCACGGCGCTCTTCGACCAGTTCGACCGGGAGGGGCGGCTGTTGCACAAGGACTGGAGCCGGTACGACCATGGCCAGGTGGTCTACAGGCCCCGGCTGATGACGCCGGAGCGGTTGTTGCGCGGCTGGCAGGAGGCACGCTGGGAGTCCTACCGGCTCCCGGCCATTGCCCGCCGGGTGATGCTGGGGCCGGGCAAGCCGGTGCATCTGCTCTATAACCTGCTCCGCCGCGGCGGCATCGACCGGCCGCGTGACGGTTGTTGA
- a CDS encoding helix-turn-helix domain-containing protein encodes MLFEIGEEIRKERKRRKISQEKMAKDLEMSRTTISQIESGTVQEIGVRKLIRMMEYLNLELRVRSAGAPPTLDELRGER; translated from the coding sequence ATGCTATTCGAGATCGGGGAAGAAATACGAAAAGAGCGCAAGCGTCGGAAGATATCCCAGGAAAAGATGGCGAAGGACCTGGAGATGAGCCGTACTACGATCAGCCAGATCGAATCGGGAACCGTCCAGGAAATCGGCGTCCGCAAGCTGATCAGGATGATGGAGTACCTCAATCTCGAACTCCGGGTGCGGTCGGCAGGAGCACCGCCGACCTTGGATGAGTTGAGGGGCGAGAGATGA
- a CDS encoding outer membrane lipoprotein carrier protein LolA — protein MGFFQQVTVASLLIVWLLAGKAEARQIPPLEGLEALRTSFAGVSDFSADIVQEKQLSLMKRKLVSTGIVRFRKPSLFFMELNPPHASRLLLNDAQLTLYLPREKSSSQVALPPDQGLSRWFGLLARPLTALPEGVDVRADRQGGLLTVAVTPKGSGQVREFSVTLQEDGILRKLVIVERGGDRTVITFSRMRRNTGLTDRDFKLP, from the coding sequence GTGGGATTTTTTCAGCAGGTTACGGTTGCATCCCTGTTGATCGTCTGGCTTCTGGCAGGCAAGGCCGAAGCGCGGCAGATCCCCCCCCTGGAGGGGCTGGAGGCGCTGCGCACAAGCTTTGCCGGCGTCAGCGATTTTTCCGCCGACATCGTCCAGGAGAAGCAGCTCTCCCTCATGAAGCGCAAACTGGTCAGTACCGGCATTGTCCGCTTCCGCAAGCCCTCCCTCTTTTTCATGGAACTGAACCCGCCCCATGCCAGCCGGCTGCTCCTGAACGATGCCCAGCTGACCCTCTATCTCCCCAGGGAGAAAAGCTCCAGCCAGGTAGCGCTGCCGCCGGATCAGGGCCTTTCGCGCTGGTTCGGTCTCCTGGCCAGGCCGCTGACCGCCCTGCCCGAGGGGGTCGATGTGCGGGCCGACCGCCAGGGGGGGCTCCTGACCGTGGCAGTGACGCCGAAGGGGAGCGGACAGGTGCGCGAGTTCAGCGTTACCCTGCAGGAGGACGGCATTCTCAGGAAGCTGGTCATCGTGGAGCGGGGCGGCGACCGGACCGTGATCACCTTCTCCCGGATGCGGAGAAACACCGGCCTCACCGACAGGGACTTCAAGCTCCCGTGA
- a CDS encoding MMPL family transporter, with product MPLGITGATQRLIRSHLAWIFRITSTRPGPVMLVVGALILLSALSIATTRFEADIFKLFPTRQGPLRLLLDTLRWTGSANEAYFVLEGEPGRIVPEAEAFAGRLKAMRIDGAPAFRRVTYRVYDQTEAAAFAAFVGYAVLQPSLFLDPVAVPAYAARLAPSAMDAALQRAGAELASQAGSGLRDLIVADPLALRDFVVPRLKQGTQALDLDQTSPYFLSRDGKALIIIAEPARPVQDMAFARRLAAGIDAARSGATVKISCAGAHLSAVIDEASMKGNILSCILSSLVVVLLLFYITYRRLLPTLLLPVIIVVGVALALGLAGVLLPSIHIISFAFMALIIGLGTDYSIHLYDRYHLERCAGLSPEDALELAITDTGYGIFTAATTTALPFLALTIADVRALFELGLLVGLGVLFTMYATFFFLPPLLLSMERRNSGFVYRQLPGFGLAALWRGGRRFPRITRIVSVALLGILGSLAFSVSFEGELKNLQPRHSEAFLTQEKIERHLSLAPRQMLVAVEGRDLGRVMERGEAVARLAGAYQQRGELAALSSLGQLVNGTAAQEAVERELGGLLAGRDVGAVLGQALDRQGFSREPFAGSIAGLSLLGRGKPATAADAIARLAASPLKGALDRHLVQDAQGFHLLTYLYYRGAEFGQDAFLRDLAALDPAARTTSVDLVSRQLADEVRQSFTWAGIIGGLLVFFLLVSHFSSVSGIFATLYPVLAGVVAMLGIMAATGMRINFMNAMVLVTILGMGSDYGMHIAHRLEGGSDPESAFAAAGRPVLLSALTTIAGFGSLAFADYGALASIGWATNFGVGATALFALASLPAFLPGVRR from the coding sequence ATGCCGCTCGGAATAACCGGTGCAACCCAGCGCCTCATCAGAAGCCATCTGGCCTGGATCTTCCGGATCACCTCCACCCGCCCCGGCCCGGTCATGCTCGTTGTCGGGGCGCTGATTCTCCTCTCCGCCCTCTCCATCGCCACCACCCGCTTCGAGGCGGATATCTTCAAGCTCTTCCCGACCCGGCAGGGCCCGCTCAGGCTGCTGCTCGACACCCTTCGCTGGACCGGCAGCGCCAACGAGGCCTATTTCGTCCTGGAAGGGGAGCCGGGCCGCATCGTCCCTGAGGCCGAGGCCTTTGCCGGCAGGCTCAAGGCGATGCGGATCGACGGTGCGCCAGCGTTTCGCCGGGTCACCTACCGGGTCTACGACCAGACCGAGGCAGCGGCGTTTGCTGCGTTCGTCGGCTATGCGGTGCTGCAGCCCAGCCTGTTCCTCGACCCCGTCGCAGTCCCCGCCTATGCCGCCCGGCTCGCCCCTTCGGCCATGGACGCCGCGCTGCAGCGGGCAGGGGCCGAGCTTGCCAGCCAGGCGGGGAGCGGGCTGCGCGACCTGATCGTCGCCGATCCCCTGGCGTTGCGTGATTTCGTCGTCCCCCGCCTGAAACAGGGGACCCAGGCCCTCGACCTGGACCAGACCTCTCCCTATTTCCTCTCCCGGGACGGCAAGGCGCTGATCATCATTGCCGAACCGGCCAGGCCAGTGCAGGACATGGCCTTTGCCCGCCGGCTCGCCGCCGGCATCGACGCGGCGCGCAGCGGCGCCACGGTAAAGATCTCCTGCGCCGGGGCCCACCTGTCGGCGGTCATCGACGAGGCGTCCATGAAGGGGAACATCCTCTCCTGCATCCTCTCGTCCCTGGTGGTGGTGCTCCTCCTCTTCTACATCACCTACCGCCGCCTGCTCCCCACCCTGCTCCTGCCGGTCATCATCGTCGTCGGGGTGGCGCTGGCCCTCGGGCTTGCCGGAGTGCTCCTCCCCTCCATCCACATCATCTCCTTTGCCTTCATGGCGCTGATCATCGGGCTCGGCACCGACTACTCCATCCACCTCTACGACCGCTACCACCTGGAGCGGTGCGCCGGGCTCTCCCCCGAGGATGCCCTGGAACTGGCCATCACCGATACCGGCTACGGCATCTTCACGGCGGCCACCACCACAGCGCTGCCGTTTCTCGCCCTGACGATCGCCGACGTGCGGGCGCTCTTCGAGCTCGGCCTGCTGGTCGGGCTCGGCGTCCTCTTCACCATGTACGCCACCTTCTTCTTCCTGCCGCCGCTCCTCCTCTCCATGGAGCGCCGCAACAGCGGGTTCGTCTACCGGCAGCTCCCCGGTTTCGGCCTGGCAGCGCTCTGGCGGGGAGGCCGCCGCTTTCCCCGGATCACGCGGATCGTCTCGGTCGCGCTGCTCGGCATCCTGGGGAGCCTGGCCTTTTCCGTCTCCTTCGAGGGGGAACTGAAGAACCTCCAGCCGCGCCATTCCGAGGCATTCCTGACCCAGGAGAAGATCGAGCGCCACCTGAGCCTGGCGCCGCGGCAGATGCTGGTGGCGGTGGAGGGGAGGGATCTGGGCCGGGTCATGGAGCGGGGAGAGGCGGTGGCCCGCCTTGCCGGGGCGTACCAGCAGCGGGGGGAACTGGCGGCCCTGTCGAGCCTCGGCCAGCTGGTGAACGGCACTGCGGCACAGGAGGCGGTGGAGCGGGAGCTTGGCGGCCTTTTGGCAGGGAGGGACGTTGGAGCTGTGCTCGGGCAGGCACTCGACCGCCAGGGGTTCAGCCGGGAGCCCTTTGCCGGTTCCATAGCCGGGCTGTCGCTCCTGGGGAGGGGAAAACCGGCGACCGCAGCCGACGCCATCGCGCGGCTGGCCGCGTCGCCGCTCAAGGGGGCGCTCGACCGCCACCTGGTGCAGGATGCCCAGGGCTTTCACCTGCTCACCTATCTCTATTACCGCGGTGCCGAGTTCGGGCAGGATGCCTTCCTGCGTGATCTGGCAGCCCTCGACCCGGCGGCGCGGACCACCAGTGTCGACCTGGTGAGCCGCCAGCTGGCCGACGAGGTGCGGCAGAGCTTTACCTGGGCCGGCATCATCGGCGGGCTGCTGGTGTTCTTCCTGCTGGTGTCCCATTTCAGCTCCGTAAGCGGGATCTTCGCTACCCTTTACCCGGTCCTGGCCGGGGTTGTGGCGATGCTCGGGATCATGGCCGCCACTGGCATGCGGATCAATTTCATGAACGCCATGGTCCTGGTCACCATCCTCGGCATGGGGAGCGACTACGGCATGCACATCGCCCACCGGCTGGAGGGGGGGAGCGACCCGGAGAGCGCCTTTGCCGCGGCGGGCCGGCCGGTGCTCCTTTCGGCCCTGACCACCATAGCCGGGTTCGGCTCGCTCGCCTTTGCCGACTACGGGGCGCTCGCCTCCATCGGCTGGGCCACCAATTTCGGGGTGGGCGCTACCGCGCTCTTTGCGCTTGCCTCCCTGCCGGCGTTTCTGCCGGGTGTTCGACGTTGA